In Candidatus Dadabacteria bacterium, the genomic window AAATCGAAGGCCTATGATGAAATATGGCAGGCCTTCTGCGTTTTTATCCCGGTAAAGACGGTGGGAGTTATGGGCGATGAACGCACCTATGAAAACGTCTGTGCCCTGAGGGCTGTGAGCAGTACGGATGGAATGACCGCCGACTGGTCGAAGATATCCTATGATCTGCTCGGGAAAATCTCAGTAAGAATCATAAACGAGGTAAAGGGAATAAACCGGGTCGTATACGATATATCCACAAAACCTCCCGGCACCATAGAGTGGCAGTGAAATCTAACTGACTCTCTTCTTGAATATGGCAAATTCACCCGTAATGGTGGCAAGTTCCCAACCGTCCTTACCAAGCGAGACAAGAGAATCTTCAAGGCTTCCCCTAGTGTTCTCCCTTCTTGAATCAGCCTCTTCCTTGTAGACCGCTATATCATGGTCCTGGGGTCTTTTAACAAGCACATCAGTTGAGATTACCTTGTATTCCCAGCGCTCCATTATTCTTCTTACTCTCCGGTTTCCTCTTCTTCGTCGATGAGAAGGGATGTTGCCTTGTCACTTACGTCGGGCAGGGATTTTATGTGTTTTTCGTAATCCTTCTGGGTGATATGCCCTTCTTTTATATATCTTTTGTAAATCCGTACATCAAAAAATTCTTCGTTATCCTGCATTATCCATCCTCCGAAAGAAAAACAATTCTAACCACGAGTGAGATTTTTTCAAAGACAGGGACTTCGGGCTGCCGTCAATTTCTCTCCTGCAAAAACCAGCTCCATGTTCTAAAAAGGCCTTCGCGTAAGGCCACCCGCGCGCTCCATCCGAATTTCTCGGCCGCTAGAGAGCAGTCAAGACTAATCCTTCTTACTTCCCCGGAACGCTCTTTTTCGTGAACAGTTGTAAATTCGGTTTTAGTTACCTCCTCAAGTATGTCCACTATGTCGTTTACCGAACTCTCGATAGAAGTTCCTATGTTGAAAGTTCCCTCTTGCATGAGGGTTGCGGCGAGCAGGTTTGCCCGCGAGACATCGGAGACATGCACATAATCCCTAGTTTGTTCTCCGTCTCCGAATATGAGGCAGGGTTTCCCGCTGATTATTTTCTCGCAGAAAATCCCTATCACGCCGGCCTCCCCCTCGGGGTTCTGCCTTTCTCCGTACACGTTTGAGTATCTCAGGATCACGTGTCCGAAACCATGATTCCTTGAATGATATCTTACGTAGTTTTCCGTTGAGAGTTTCGAGATTCCATAAGGGGAAAGAGGAAGGGCGGGGGTCGACTCATCGGCCGGAAGTTTCTTTGGTTCTCCGTAGAGAGCGCCTCCGGTGGATGAAAAAATGAATTTTCCGATTTTGTGATCCCCGGAGAGTCTAAGAACGTTAAGGGAACCGCCTATATTTATATCAGCGTCAAGGCTGGGGTTCTCGACGGAATTTCTTACATTTATCTGTGCTGCGTGGTGGTTGACGACTTCGGGGCGGAATTGGCGAAACGCCTTCTCGAGTCTGGCGGAATCCCTTACGTCACACTCAACAAACTCAGCTTCAGGAGGGATGTTGTCCTCAGATCCCGTTGAGAGGTTGTCGACCACTAGAACCTCGTGGCCCTCGGAGATATACGCTTCGCATACCCAAGAGCCTATGAATCCCGCTCCGCCTGTGACTATTATTCTCACTTTTTTTCCTTCCGGGTGCGGTGAAATAATAGTTTTCCCTCAGGATTTTGTCAAAAAGCGGTCTTGTGTGAATCTTGAGGACTGTTTAAATCGTTCAACAGGCAAAAAACGGGCATGCAGGTTTGTTGTTAACCTGATGCCCGTTTCTAAAAGTTATGCTCTGCCGTTTTTTGTAGTATCCCAATTACCGTTTCGTGGGAGACAGTATGCCGTCAGCATCCAAAAGATCATGGCAATCCCTAAGAGAACCGTCAGCGTCTGTAAGATATTGTTCCAGTGCGGGATGCACGGTGTCTCCGCCCATTTCACCACAGTCGCCTGCTCCTATGTCTTCTAACCCAGGAGTTCCTGCCGGTACCATTACGTATGGACAAATTACCACAGGTTGATAGTCTGTGGCGTCCGCGGCGCGACGGTAGGCGTAGCCGGCCCAGTAACCGGTATATATTGTTTCTGCATCAATACCAGAGTCGGTTTTTGCTACCAGAAAATATGCTCCGGGCCTGTCAAAATTTCCATCCGTCTCGCTTACGTAATAAGTTGAAATAGTTTCGGCATTCGTATCGCTTTCGCCTACTTTTACTCCTACCTGTATAAAGGATGCAGATCCGAAAGCGACGCCTCTTGCGGTGATCCTGACGTTGGGCTCACTGAGATCTCCGGCCTCTTCCTCGCGCAAGTCAACGTCTTCATTCGTACAATCCGTCGTACCATCCGCATTAACACTGGTGTAGAATCCTCTCATCTCAATTGGTTGCGCTTCCGCTTCGTCATCGTCATCATCACAGGATGAGAGCGCTAGCAATCCTGTAAGGCAGAACGCCACCGATAAAGCAAGAATTCCGAGACCGCGTATCCCTTGAAAACGGCGCAACGTAAGACTATTGTAAAACTTCCACATAACAAAACCCCTCCTTTTTGGACTAATAGTTCCGCTATAACACAATCAGTATAGGAAAGGTTATAGAATTTTTATTTATTTTAGGGGCCCGTTTTCGTATCAATATCCAAGGAAATTTTAGTGCTTCGGTTTGTCCGGTTTTTAAGTTATACTCCCCTCAAAACCGGTTTGCCTGCGTTCGGAATTAACGATATTTTGTTGTTCCAGAAGCGCCTGCACCTGTAAATTAACGAGTTAGATCACGATAACCGGACTTGATTAGCCATGCTTCTCGCAATTGACGTTGGTAACACTAGCATAATGGTCGGAATATTTTCCGGAGAGGAACTCGTATACAGTTTCAGGATTGATACCGACAGAACCAAGAGTCCTGACGACTACGGAATTATCTTGTTTGGAAAGATGGACGAGAAAGACATATCTCCCTCTTCGTTCAGCGGTTCCATACTTTCCTGCGTGGTCGCCGAGATGGAGGAGGGGGTGGCGAAACTGGTGGAGAAATATTTCGGTCACCGGCCTATAATCGTGGGTCCTGAGACAAGAACGGGAATGCCGATGCGGATTTATAGTCCCGAAGAACTCGGAGCCGACAGAATAGCAAACGCCGTTGCGGCTTATCACCGCTTCGGTGGAAGCGTGATAGTGGTTGATCTCGGTACGGCGACCACTTTTGACTGTGTTTCCGAAAAAGGAGAATACCTAGGCGGAGTCATAGTCCCCGGGATCGAGCTTTCCACGGTGGCGCTTTACCACGGAACTTCCAAGCTTCCGAAGGTTGATCCCGAGAAGCCCGAGCAGGTGATAGGCAAAGACACCGTCGAGTGCATACAGTCGGGTCTGTTTTACGGTTACGCATCGATGATTGACGGGCTTTGCGCGAAACTCAAAGAGGAGATTGGTTCTTCTCCCGAAATCATAATTACCGGGGGGTTTGCCGAAGCGATCTCTGAGGAGTGCGCCTGCGTGAACCAAGTCGACAAGGACCTTGCTCTCCACGGCCTGAGACTGCTCCATGAACTCAACTCTCAGATACTCTGTTAGGAAAATCGTCTCGGAAACCACCTGTTTTGTTCTTTCCTTGGAACTCAAAGACGGTCATCGCCACTGGGTTTTTCCAAACGCGCAATGGATGGACAAGAGGGAGAAGGCTATCGGGGTTGAGTTTGAAGAAAATGATCTTTGGCCTTTTCTCTGCGGGCAGTCCTCCGCGGCGAAAGCCGATTTTTTCGTTTCCGGGAGGTACGTTTCGAGTCACGAAGGTTCCTTCAGACTCTCTTTTAATCTCGATGATTCACCGCTCCTTTGGGGCAATTACGTTCTGCTCTCTCCCAGTTGGGGACGTCACTCGAAAAGAAAGATGTGGCTTCTGATTCCCTCTTCGGGGCGGGAGCGCGGACGGCAGTAGGGGGTTGTTTCAAGCCAAATCAGAGGGTGCTTGGGTGTGGATTTCCGTTTTCGGGAGGAGTTTAGTCTGCCTTTCAGATTCCTCGGATCTAGGGTCGTAAAAAATTTCCTTTTCATTCGCCAAAAACAGACCCTTCCATAGCGTGTATCCCTTTCTGTTCATGTGGAGACCGTCTTCGGTGAACAGTTCATCCCTTATATTCCCGCTTTCATCCAGCATGTGGTCGTAAACATTCAGGTAAAAGGTATTTGGTTCTCTCGACAGGAACTGTCTTACGAGATCGTTTGATGCCTCGATTCTGTCAAGAAAATGGAACCTTACGGGACTCGGTTTTATTGAGACGAAGGTAAATTTCGTGTGGGGGTAGGATTCTCTGAAGCGGTGGTAAAAATCCACAAAGAAATTCAGCACCTGTCTTGGTATGCAGCCGTCCCCTATATCGTTATCGCCCGCATAGAAAACCAGGGATTTAACGTCATTCGGTTTTATGAGCCGCTCGAAATAGTGGAGGCAGTAGGCGATTCTGGCGCCTCCGAAGCCAAGATTCATGACGTTGTAATCGGAGAAATTCCTTGCCATGACCCTCCAAAGGCGGAAACTTGAACTGCCGTAAAATACCGTCGCGTCATTCTTTTTCCCCACATGGCGTCTCTCAAGGATCCTTACATCCTGTTCAAACAGATTTTTATCGATTACTGGGGACTCTTTTTCGACCTGCTCGAAGGTTTTTAAGTTTATCTTGGTGGATTCCACCCGCCTTGCGAGTCCTGCTGCCTCTTCCACATATTTTCTGTACTCGTTTTCGTATTTACTGACGAATTCAAAGAGGCTGTCTTTGTTCTCCTCCGGGTTTTTTACGTAATCGGATACCCTGAAGGGCTTTTTTATCACTAGGGAGAACACATTCTGGTTTATTCTTTTGTCGAAGTTCGCCACGGCCACGGGAACGATGTACGGTTCGGGCGAGACGGATACGGCCAGAAGAAAAGCGCCGAGTTTGAACGAACCGGGCGATTCTTCCGTCGTCATGCTGGTTCCCTCGGGGCTTATTACTATGTTAAATCCTTTTTCCAGATGATCTTTGGCCGTTTCATAGAACTTTTTCCTCCGAGCTTTTCTCCGCTCGGGGGTTCCTTGGGAGAGATCGGATTCGTCGGTGTAAACATTTATGTGTCCGAGCCTTTCGTAGTAGTATTCGTGTCCGTATTCCTCCGCCCTTGGAACGCGTACGACGCGGATCCCGGCCTCGCCGTACTTGGCGTAAA contains:
- a CDS encoding NAD-dependent epimerase/dehydratase family protein — translated: MRIIVTGGAGFIGSWVCEAYISEGHEVLVVDNLSTGSEDNIPPEAEFVECDVRDSARLEKAFRQFRPEVVNHHAAQINVRNSVENPSLDADINIGGSLNVLRLSGDHKIGKFIFSSTGGALYGEPKKLPADESTPALPLSPYGISKLSTENYVRYHSRNHGFGHVILRYSNVYGERQNPEGEAGVIGIFCEKIISGKPCLIFGDGEQTRDYVHVSDVSRANLLAATLMQEGTFNIGTSIESSVNDIVDILEEVTKTEFTTVHEKERSGEVRRISLDCSLAAEKFGWSARVALREGLFRTWSWFLQERN
- a CDS encoding type III pantothenate kinase — its product is MLLAIDVGNTSIMVGIFSGEELVYSFRIDTDRTKSPDDYGIILFGKMDEKDISPSSFSGSILSCVVAEMEEGVAKLVEKYFGHRPIIVGPETRTGMPMRIYSPEELGADRIANAVAAYHRFGGSVIVVDLGTATTFDCVSEKGEYLGGVIVPGIELSTVALYHGTSKLPKVDPEKPEQVIGKDTVECIQSGLFYGYASMIDGLCAKLKEEIGSSPEIIITGGFAEAISEECACVNQVDKDLALHGLRLLHELNSQILC